The DNA window GCTTCAGCAAGTAGCGGCTCTGGAAATACACGTAGTCATAGAGGGTTGCTTTGGCATTCATCTCCAGCCCCAGGTACACATCGGTTTGGGAAGGACGGGGATTGATAAAGGCTTCGACAGCATCATCGCGATAGGTAGGATCATCACGCTTCTCAAAGTGAGCGGTGAGGTCGTTGTCTTCGCAATCGTAGGAAATATAGAGGTATTGCGAATCCCAAAGCAGACGGGCCGTGGTCTTCTGCTTTGCCCCCTTCTGCTTGTCCCAAGGAAATTGGAATGTTACTGCTTGTGCGTCTTTCCACGCAGGATCGTCCAGCTTTCCATCGACAACGATCTTCTGGCTCGCTCGTCTCACCTCCATGGTTGGTGGCTGAGCATAGGCTGTCAGTGCTAGTACAAAAGCGGTGAAAAGTTTCATTCTCGTGGATATTCTATCGGTTATGATCAGACTCGCAGTGTGTCTTAAGACATAAGGTTCCCCAATGAAAAAAGTACTCTCGCTCCTCATTCTTGCAACGGCATCGCTCTTTGCGACCCTGACTACATCGGCGAATGTAGAGATTGTCACCTCCCCTGTGGATCTGCAAATTGGAAGTTTGAACTCGAATAGCAAAGTCTTTCTGATTCCGGAACGGAGCTTCTATGTTCTTCCGAACGCTGTGACGCTTGAGACCCTTGATATTGGAACCACCTACAACAATTACTGGCCAGGCGATCTCACTGTGATTCCGGCGGGTACGGTTGTCGATGTCTGGCTGATCCACTTCAATCGCAGCAGCCTGCTCCTCGGCCAACAGACTGCTTCCTTTGACTTCGGTGCTCCCATCCTCGGCGTTGCGGGAAGAAGCACCTGTCTGATTCCGAATACCGTCTGCCCTGGAGATACGGACCAATACGGGAACCCGGCGAACACCTATTCCAATATCCAGTTTCTGCGTGGCTTGGAACTGCTGCTCGGAGAAGATTCGATCCGCTTTGACAGCGACAGCAAACTCACCATCAAATCCACCACCTCGCGCCTAACGATCGATGAAGTTCGCGTCTTTACGCTGTCGAATGTTCCGGAGCCGGCGACCGCCGGTTTGGTGGCGATGCTGCTGGTGGGCTTTGGTGTCTGTCGTCGTTCTCAATTTCTCCAACGCCTGCGCTAGTTGTAGCGGTACAGGCCGTTGGAAAACATCCATACTGGATCATGTTTTGATTGATGAGTCCGACGGGACCCGCAGCGAGAGGGACTTACTGCTCGTTCCGGGTTCTAACGATCAACTCGAAGGATCGTAGCCGCGCTGCTTGTTCATAGATGTGGGCCGTGAGAATCAGTTCGTCCGGCTGATAGGTCTCGACAATCTTGGCGAGACCAACTCGCACTGTTTCCGGAGACCCAACAACTGAGGACGCCAGCATCTGGTTCACCCGCACCCGTTCTTCCGGCGTCCAATATGGATCCATCTGATCGATCGGAGCAGGAATCTGGCCGGGCCGCCCACGCTGCAAATTGGTAAAGGCTTGTTGCACCGAAGTAAACAGATAGCGCGCCTGTGCATCTGTATCGGCAGCCACCACATTCACTCCAATCATGGCGTAAGGCCTGGGATGCTCCTCAGAAGGCCGGTACTGGCTCCGGTACACGCGTAAGGCTTCTCGCAGATCAGCGGGCGCAAAGTGCGAGGCAAAGGCAAAGGGCAGACCCATCTCGGCCGCAAGTTGCGCGCTATAGAGACTGGAACCTAGCAACCAGATCGGCACCTCCAGACCTGCTCCGGGCACGGCTCGTACCTTCTGACCCGGCTCCGGTTCGAGGAACCAGGCTTGCAGTTCGGCGACGTCATCGGGAAAATTCTCCGGGTGGGTCAGTGAACGCCGCAAGGCGCGAGCGGTCAACATATCGGTGCCTGGAGCGCGGCCCAGGCCGAGATCGATGCGTCCAGGGAATAAGGAGGCGAGAGTACCAAACTGTTCGGCGATGACGAGCGGCGAATGATTGGGAAGCATGACGCCTCCCGAACCCACCCGGATTGTTTTGGTGCCGGCAGCGATGTGCGCGATCACAATGGAAGTGGCGGCGCTGGCGATTCCCGGCATATTGTGATGTTCGGCCAGCCAGTAGCGATGATAGCCAAGCGCCTCGGCGTGCTGGGCCAACTCCAATGAATTCCGGAACGCAGCCGCGGCAGTCGAACCAGCGGGAATCGGGCAGAGATCAAGAATCGAATAGGGAATCACTGCTTCGTTGGATGCGATTGGCTGGAGTGAAGTCTCTTCTATTCATTTTGGGAATGAGCTGCCGCTAGGATGATCCCTCAGTACTACAACAATCGCCGGAATTTTGTTGGAAACAATCGGCCTCCGATGGAAGCGTGGCGCGCGAACAATGTCCGTCCGGAACCAACTGGCCGACGGGGGACGAAAGTGCTAGCTCAGCCTACAATTAAGGGGTGAGAAAACTCCTCTCCGGTATTGGAGCGATGGCTCTTATCCTCAATGCGGTCGAGCCTGTCTCCATTAAAACCGGCAAGCTGGCGAACGGGATGAAGGTGATTGTCGAAGAGGACCGGGACATTCCCAATATCGCGATGTACCTCTTCTATAAGATTGGCAGCCGGAACGAGGTGCCCGGCAAAACCGGTCTCGCCCACTTCTTTGAACACATGATGTTCAACGGGGCGAAGAAGTACGGCCCCAAGCAGTTCGACATCGTGATGGAGAAGAACGGCGGCCGGAATAACGCCTACACGAGTGAAGACCTGACCGTCTATACAGATTTCATTCCGAATACGGCACTCGAGGTGACTTTCGATATGGAAGCCGACCGGATTCGCGATCTGGCCTTCGACCCCAAGATCGTGCAGAGCGAACGTGAGGTTGTTTACAGTGAGCGCCGCCTGAGTGTAGATAACAACAATATTGGTGCTCTCAGTGAGCAACTGGGCGCGGCTGCCTACACCGCGCATCCTTACCAGTGGAGTGTCATCGGCTGGCCCAGCGACATTGAAGCTTGGACCATGGACGATCTCAAGAGTCACTTTAAGATGGGCTACGCGCCGAACAACTGCACGCTCGTTGTGGTGGGCGCGGCAAGCTTTGAAGAGGTGATGGGGCTCGCGAAAAAATACCTCGAACCCATTCCATCCCAAGACCCTCCTCCTCCGGTGCGGACCAAGGAACCCGAGCAGAAAGGTGAACGCCGGGTGAAGCTGGAGAAGAACGCACAACTCCCGATGTTGCTGTTGGGCTATCACGTCGGCGACTCGCATAGTCCCGACTTTCCTACTTTGGCGGTGATCGAGGCACTGCTCAGCGCCGGCAAGAGTGCGCGCCTCACCAGCCGTCTGATCGATAAGGAAGAGCTGGCCCTGCAAGTGAATGCGCAGAACCCGATGCAGCTCGATCCGGGGCTGTTCTCGATCTTTGCCCAGCCACGGAGCGGCGTGCCGGTGGCGAAGGTGGAGGCGGCGATCTATGAAGAGCTGGACCGCCTGAAGACGGAGAAGGTGAGTGCGCAGGAACTCGACAAGGCGCGCAACCTCATCTTGGCCGGTTTCTATCGACAGCTCAAGACGATAGCAGGAAAAGCGAATCTACTTGGTCAATACGATATCTACTTCGGCGGCTATGAGAAGCTGTTCGACTACGACAAGCGGATTGCGGCTGTGACGCCCGAAGACATCGAACGGGTGGCGGCGAAGTACTTTATGGCCCGAAACCGCACCGTCGCGGAGCTGGTACCGGTGAAGGATCAATAAGATGCGGGCAATCATTCTGAGTCTACTTCTAGTTGCGAGTCTAGCGGCGCAAATCAAGATGCCGGCCTTTGAGCGCGTGGTGCTGCCGAATGGTGCGGTGCTGATTCTGATGCCAAAGAAGGAGTTGCCGCTGGTGAGCGTTCGCATGGCAGTGAAGGGCGGGGCAGAGGCAGACCCGCCGGGCCTCCAGGGCCTCGCCATGATCACGGCGAGCATGTTGACACAGGGGACGGAGAGCCGTTCGAGAGAAAAGGTGGGTCTCGATCTCGATCAGATGGGGATCGAAGTCCAGGCCGGAGCACAGCAGCAGTTCTCGTCCTTCCAAATGGAGTACCTGGCAAAGGACAATGCGAAAGCCTTGGTGTTGCTCGAGGATCTCCTTTTGCATCCGTCGTTTAGCGATGAGGAGTTAAAGAAATTGATTGCCCAGCGCATCGATGCGGTGAAGGTGGTGAAGGATCAGCCACAGCGCGCCTTGCGGGAGTACTTTCCGGCCTTCTACTTTGGCAAGGAACATCCTTATGGCCGGTCGATGAATGGAGACGAGTTGAGCTTGGCCAAGGTGACGCGGGCGAGCGTGCTTGGGTTCTGGAAGCAGAACTATGTGGGCAAAAACATTGTCGTCGTGGTGGCGGGGGACTTCAATCCGGTGACGATGCGAGAGCAAATGACGAGCCTGATTGGGAAGTTTCCGGCGGGGAGTGCCTATGAGTGGAAGAAGCCCGATGTGGTGGTGGCGGGCAAGGAATCGCGGCTGCTGCTGGTGGATCTGCCGGGAGCAACGCAGACCTACTTCGCAATCGCGCAGCCGGGGATTGACCGGACGAGTGCGGACCGGACTGCTCTCGAGCTGGTGAATACGCTGTTTGGCGGACGCTTCACTTCGATGCTGAACGACGCGCTGCGGGTCGATAGCGGTTTGACCTATGGAGCGAATAGCATCGTGCAAATGGATCGGCTTCCGGGCGCAATCTACATCAGTACTTTCACCAAGACGGAAACGACGGTGCCGGCGATTGATCTTGCCTTAAAGCAGTTGGAGAAGCTGCAGAGCAGCGGGATCAATGCGGAACAGTTGGCCAGTGCGAAGGCGTATGTGAAGGGGGAGTATCCGACGCGGAGCCTTGAGACGGCTGACCAGCTTTCGACGGTGCTGACGGACATGGAGGTATATGGGTTGAACCGGGGCGAGGTGGACGACTTCATCTCGCGGATGGATTCGATTAACCTCGAAAAAGCAAACGATACGGCCCGGAAATATTACAAAACAGAAGGGTTAGTTTATGTTTTGATTGGCGACGCCGCGAAGATTCGCAAAGACGTCGCCAAGTATGCCAAGAAGTTCACCGAGGTGAAAATCGACCAGCCCGGCTACGGGAACTAGTGGACGGGAGCGTTGGTGATGTGGGCGACGTGATGGAGCCCGTGCCAGGCGTAGAGTTGCAGTAGACGGTCGAGGGTCATGGTTCCGTTCTCCGGGTGGACGACTTCACGAGTGAAGGCGTCGGCTGGAGTGAGTTCGAGCAGGACGGTGAGACGGTGGTGCAGGTTTTCAAGAATGGCGATCGAGGGCTCGACGGGCAGTGAAGCGTCGGGGAGCAGGGCCCAGAGTTTCTCGTTATAGGGCTTGATCATCGGCGCGTCTTCGGTGAGGCCCAGCCGGAAGCGGATGAAGGCATTCATGTGCGAATCGGCGATATGGTGAATGAGCTGCCGGATGGTCCAGCCGCCTTCGCGATAGGGAGTGTCGAGCTTGTCGGCCGGCACAGCGGCCACGGCAGCCTTCAGGTGCTTGGGGAGATCGCGGATCTCGGCGATGGTGGCCTGGCGCGCGGATTCATCGGAAACGGGGACAAAGCTGAACTTGCCGATCGGGTAACGGGGGTCTGACATAATTCTCATTATGGGATATCGCATCGGTATCCGATGACGCAAGGAGTGAATATGAAACGCCGTGATGTTGTACTGACCGCAGGCGCCGTGGGCGCCGCCGCAATGCTACAGGGGCAGACACCCGCTGCTCCTCCCAAGACCCATTTGAAGGTGGGCGATACCGCTCCTGATTTCAAGGTGCCAACGACAACTGCCTCCAAGAGCTTCCAGCTTTCTGACTACAAGGGAAAGAGTGGCGTGGTGGTTGCCTTCTTCCCGGCTGCCTTTACCGGCGGTTGCACGAAGGAAATGACTGCCTATGGGAACGAGATCAAGAAATTCCAGGACATGGGCTTTGAAGTGATTGGAATCTCGACGGACAACACCCCGAGTCTGGCTTACTGGGCCGAGCACATGTTGAAGGTGAATGCTCCGCTCGGCAGCGACTTTGCAACGCGCAAGACCGCTGAAGCGTATGGCGTGCTGATGAAGGACCGTGGCATCGCCAATCGCGCGACTTTCGTAATCGATAAAGAAGGCAAAATCGTGCACATCGAGGAAGGCAGCGCGGCAGTGGACATCAGTGGAGCAGCTAACGCCTGCGCACGGGTAAAGGGCAAGAGCTAGTGGCAGGGGCCGAAGCACTTCTCGAAGTTCAAAACATCACAGTGATCCGCGGAGAGAGGCCGGCCTTGAACGGCCTCTCTTTGCGTATTGAAGATGGGGAACACATTGCGATTCTGGGGCCGAACGGATGCGGCAAGTCGACGCTGATTAAGACGATCACGCGCGAAGAGTATCCGTTGCTGCGACCGGATAGCTGGTTGAAGATCTATGGCCGGGACCGCTGGCATCTCGATGAGCTGCGGCAGTGGCTGGGCATTGTCTCGAATGACTGGATGGCGAAGGCGACGCGGGATGTGAAGGGGCGCGAACTCGTACTGGGTGGCTTCTTCAATAGCGTCACGATCGAGCACTACCATGAGGTGACCGCCGAGATGCGCGAGCGCGCCGATGCGGCGCTGGCGGAGATGGGTGTCAGCTATCTTGCCGATCGTTGGACCGATGAACTGTCGAGCGGCGAGGGGCGGCGGGTGTTGCTCGCACGCGCCTTGGTGCATACTCCCAAAGCGCTGTTGCTCGATGAACCGGGGACCAGTTTGGACTTTGCCGCACAGATCCATCTGAACGAGCTGGTGAGCGCGCAGGCACGGAACGGGAAGACCATTGTTCTGGTGACGCATCATCTGAGCGACATCATTCCTGAGATCGAGCGGGTGGCCTTCCTCAAGGCGGGCCAGATCATCGATGATGGGCCGAAGCGCGAGATGCTGACGACCAAGAAGATGAGTGAGCTGTTTGGCGCCTCAATCGAGGTGGTCGAAAAGAATGGCCGCTACGGGTTGCTTTAGCAAGTGCTGTTTTGAGACCTAAGTTGGATACGAATGGGCTGCCTGCGGGCAGCCCATTTTGCGCTCTCCTGACCGGTATCGGGTGTTGGGTGCTTGGATTGACCACCTGCCTTGTGCACCTCGGGATTGAGGCGCAGATCCATGGCTAGATGTGATGACTCAATCGGTTGTTATCACCGCGTGACTTGGCAGGGATCTAACAGACGCTGGTTGGTACGAAGACCGTCGTTGAGTGCATCCACTGTTCTTGTCAGTTGGCTCCGGGGGGATCGCCAATTCTCGCCCGTACCGGCTCCGCGACCTGGAACCTTCAAACTCGTTACGGCCTGCCGGACCGTCCGCTACGCGCAGTTGCACCGTCTCGCCAGAAGCATCTGGATCCCCGGTTCCGGTCCAGCGCTCAAGAAACTTGGCCGCATTGTCAGGCCGTCCCATCGAGTCACCGGCAATTGCCGCGACTCGGAGGATGGAACTGGTGTGAGTGCATTCCCGTCGCCATCGACGATCATTCGCGAATCGCCTTCTCAGCCGTCTATGCCAATGAAAAGCGGACTTTTGCCATCGCGTTCCCGCAGGCGGCCCTAGCCTACTATGCGCGATTTGGAATCCGGTTCCGGGCCCTCCACAAAACCCTACACGATCTGCACCAATGGCAAGGCGGGACGCTTCCTTCAAACAGCACTCAGCGAATGGGCTTCTGCCCACTCTTCCCTACAACCGGCACAGACCACATGCTAGCCTGGGCCTGTCGCCTCCCATCGGAAGATCCCTACTTGAAAGGAACGGCTGCATTGTCAGGCCGTCTCATCGAGTTATCGCGCAAGTTGCGATTCGCGAATTGTTCTCTCTGTCATCTAGCGCCTGTCATTCATTTGACTGAAGGCTGGGAGTGCACGTTTGAGGAAGAGGCCAGCAAAGGCGAGGAAGTGCATGCCTGCGAAATCGCGTGTCAGGAGACGGCGCAGCTCATAGGAAGCTCTTGTACCTATTTAGACAGAATATGGTCCTTGCTTCCTTTCATCGCTTCGCACCATCAGAGCTGGCTCGGGCTATCCAGAGTGGTCGAGCTTGGTTGCGTCTGCTGTCCCTCCCGCAGCACAAAATCGCTCGCTCTGCGTCACTTCGGTCGGTTCGGTATCACTTTCGGAGCTGGGGTAGGCCATCCCGTCAGCGTCTCGAATGTTCATGACAGGCTCTAGGGGAGCGCGAAGGTGATGAGCATCGATTGGGCGGCGATGGCGATGTATTGTTTGCCGTCGACCGCGTAGGCCATGGGGCTGGTGATGATCTTTGCTCCGGTCTGGTAGTGCCAGAGATATTTACCGGTCTTGCTGTCGAGGGCGATCAGGTTTCCATCGGCGCTGGAGGCGAAGAGGACTCCGCCTGCTGTCGCCAGGTTGCCCGTTGAGGGGGCTCCGGTCTTGATCGGGAAGTCCCAACGGAATTTGCCAGTAGTCGCGTCGAGGGCCCGGATGAATCCGGGCTCTCCGATTTTGGGATCGATCTTGTCCGCTCCTCCGGTGAAGCCTTCTCCGGGGACGGGGCTCTTGTCGACGCTCGTGTAGGTGGCGCAGGTCTCTTTGACCGAGACGTAGAAGAGCTTCGTCGCGTTGTCGTAAGAGGGGGCTCCCCAGTTGGTGGAGCCGAGCGCGTCGGGGCAGGTATAGACGCCTGCGGAGGTTGGGTCGGTGTTGGGGAGGACGATGGGACGGCCTTTGTCGTCGAGGCCTTTTGCCCAGTTTTGCTTGGCGAAGGCTTGCCCGTTCAGGAATTCGCCAGTCGTGCGGTCGAGGACGTAGTAGAAGGCGTTGCGCTGGGCGGTGACGAGCAGCTTTCTGGGCTTGCCTCGGACCACTCCATCGATGAGAACCAGCGTTTGGGTTGCGTCCCAGTCGTGGGTGTCGTGCGGGGTGAACTGGAAGTACCACTTCATCTTGCCGGTGTGGGGATCGAGGGCGAGGACGGAATCGGAGTAGAGATTGTCGCCGGCGCGGTGGGCTCCGTTGTAGTCGGGACCGGGGTTGCCGGTGGCCCAGTAAATCGTGTCTGTGGCCGGGTCGTAGGTGCCGGTCATCCAGGTGGGGGCTCCGCCGTATTTGGCGGAATCGCCTGCCCAGGTAGCGCGGTTGGGGTCGCCGGGCTGGGCGACGGTTTGGGTGCGCCAGAGACGCTTGCCGGTGGCGGCGTCGTAGGCATCGACATAACCAGTGAGTGCGCATTCGCCGGCGGTGATGCCGACAATGATCTTTCCGTCGATGGCGAGCGGGGCGTGGGTGATGGAGAAGCCCTTCTGGTAGTCGTCGACTTCGACGTCGAAGATGACGTTGCCCGTTTTGGCGTTCAGCGCGACGAGGTGAGCGTCGAGGGTGGCCATGTACAGACGGTCGCCGAGGATGGCGAAGCCGCGATTGGTCATGACGGTGCAGTGGCTGGCGATCTTGGGCAGGGGACGCTTGTACTGCCAGATGGGATTGCCGGAGCGGGCGTCGAGGGCGGTGGCATTGTTCTGGGGGCCGGTGACAAACATGATGCCGTCGACGACGAGCGGCGTGGTTTCATTGAGGCCCGCGCCGAACTGGTAGTTCCATTGGGGGCGCAGATTGGCGGCGTTCTGCGGGGTGATTGATTTGAGGGGGCTGGAATGAGTGCCAGCGAAATCGCCCCAGTGGGTGAGCCAGTTTTGGGGTTCGGCGGCGCTGTTTTTCAGACGATCGAAAGTGACGTTGAAGTCGCTTGGGGGACGCCAGGCGGGGAGCTCGATCTTGGCGGCATCGTAGCGGGTGAGGAAGGCGAGGATGTTGTCGACCGTTTGCGCCGGGAGATTCTGCTTGGGCATTTGCGAGGTCGCAATGTGTTTTAGGTTGCTGAGATCGGACTTGCGGAAGCTGTAGAGGTGTTCTGCGTTG is part of the Bryobacter aggregatus MPL3 genome and encodes:
- a CDS encoding carbohydrate-binding family 9-like protein, with translation MKLFTAFVLALTAYAQPPTMEVRRASQKIVVDGKLDDPAWKDAQAVTFQFPWDKQKGAKQKTTARLLWDSQYLYISYDCEDNDLTAHFEKRDDPTYRDDAVEAFINPRPSQTDVYLGLEMNAKATLYDYVYFQSRYLLKRLNLEGVQLATHLRGTLNASGDRDEGWSLEVAIPFTEFEGIGDGKVPQPGDKWALNLNRWDGTEPERRLSQWSNSMLPEPNPHQAKQFGTIVFVTTAPKP
- a CDS encoding M16 family metallopeptidase; this encodes MRAIILSLLLVASLAAQIKMPAFERVVLPNGAVLILMPKKELPLVSVRMAVKGGAEADPPGLQGLAMITASMLTQGTESRSREKVGLDLDQMGIEVQAGAQQQFSSFQMEYLAKDNAKALVLLEDLLLHPSFSDEELKKLIAQRIDAVKVVKDQPQRALREYFPAFYFGKEHPYGRSMNGDELSLAKVTRASVLGFWKQNYVGKNIVVVVAGDFNPVTMREQMTSLIGKFPAGSAYEWKKPDVVVAGKESRLLLVDLPGATQTYFAIAQPGIDRTSADRTALELVNTLFGGRFTSMLNDALRVDSGLTYGANSIVQMDRLPGAIYISTFTKTETTVPAIDLALKQLEKLQSSGINAEQLASAKAYVKGEYPTRSLETADQLSTVLTDMEVYGLNRGEVDDFISRMDSINLEKANDTARKYYKTEGLVYVLIGDAAKIRKDVAKYAKKFTEVKIDQPGYGN
- a CDS encoding ABC transporter ATP-binding protein, with amino-acid sequence MNGLSLRIEDGEHIAILGPNGCGKSTLIKTITREEYPLLRPDSWLKIYGRDRWHLDELRQWLGIVSNDWMAKATRDVKGRELVLGGFFNSVTIEHYHEVTAEMRERADAALAEMGVSYLADRWTDELSSGEGRRVLLARALVHTPKALLLDEPGTSLDFAAQIHLNELVSAQARNGKTIVLVTHHLSDIIPEIERVAFLKAGQIIDDGPKREMLTTKKMSELFGASIEVVEKNGRYGLL
- a CDS encoding PEP-CTERM sorting domain-containing protein → MKKVLSLLILATASLFATLTTSANVEIVTSPVDLQIGSLNSNSKVFLIPERSFYVLPNAVTLETLDIGTTYNNYWPGDLTVIPAGTVVDVWLIHFNRSSLLLGQQTASFDFGAPILGVAGRSTCLIPNTVCPGDTDQYGNPANTYSNIQFLRGLELLLGEDSIRFDSDSKLTIKSTTSRLTIDEVRVFTLSNVPEPATAGLVAMLLVGFGVCRRSQFLQRLR
- a CDS encoding LLM class flavin-dependent oxidoreductase, whose protein sequence is MIPYSILDLCPIPAGSTAAAAFRNSLELAQHAEALGYHRYWLAEHHNMPGIASAATSIVIAHIAAGTKTIRVGSGGVMLPNHSPLVIAEQFGTLASLFPGRIDLGLGRAPGTDMLTARALRRSLTHPENFPDDVAELQAWFLEPEPGQKVRAVPGAGLEVPIWLLGSSLYSAQLAAEMGLPFAFASHFAPADLREALRVYRSQYRPSEEHPRPYAMIGVNVVAADTDAQARYLFTSVQQAFTNLQRGRPGQIPAPIDQMDPYWTPEERVRVNQMLASSVVGSPETVRVGLAKIVETYQPDELILTAHIYEQAARLRSFELIVRTRNEQ
- a CDS encoding PQQ-dependent dehydrogenase, methanol/ethanol family translates to MKLSFALLLPVALLAQHAQTDEAAALFVKLCSACHGDSGKGGRGSDLTTGQWLHGNSDEDLRRVINKGIPGTQMPGFPTSEADTNLLIAHLRKISGGIQKEVAGDPELGRAAFFDEAQCSNCHMYGGRGGLRAPDLTRIAKSTTIANLRSSITDPDADISIGYNSIEATTKSGKLIRGVARHEDTFNIQILDNAEHLYSFRKSDLSNLKHIATSQMPKQNLPAQTVDNILAFLTRYDAAKIELPAWRPPSDFNVTFDRLKNSAAEPQNWLTHWGDFAGTHSSPLKSITPQNAANLRPQWNYQFGAGLNETTPLVVDGIMFVTGPQNNATALDARSGNPIWQYKRPLPKIASHCTVMTNRGFAILGDRLYMATLDAHLVALNAKTGNVIFDVEVDDYQKGFSITHAPLAIDGKIIVGITAGECALTGYVDAYDAATGKRLWRTQTVAQPGDPNRATWAGDSAKYGGAPTWMTGTYDPATDTIYWATGNPGPDYNGAHRAGDNLYSDSVLALDPHTGKMKWYFQFTPHDTHDWDATQTLVLIDGVVRGKPRKLLVTAQRNAFYYVLDRTTGEFLNGQAFAKQNWAKGLDDKGRPIVLPNTDPTSAGVYTCPDALGSTNWGAPSYDNATKLFYVSVKETCATYTSVDKSPVPGEGFTGGADKIDPKIGEPGFIRALDATTGKFRWDFPIKTGAPSTGNLATAGGVLFASSADGNLIALDSKTGKYLWHYQTGAKIITSPMAYAVDGKQYIAIAAQSMLITFALP
- a CDS encoding YfiT family bacillithiol transferase; amino-acid sequence: MMSDPRYPIGKFSFVPVSDESARQATIAEIRDLPKHLKAAVAAVPADKLDTPYREGGWTIRQLIHHIADSHMNAFIRFRLGLTEDAPMIKPYNEKLWALLPDASLPVEPSIAILENLHHRLTVLLELTPADAFTREVVHPENGTMTLDRLLQLYAWHGLHHVAHITNAPVH
- a CDS encoding redoxin domain-containing protein, encoding MKRRDVVLTAGAVGAAAMLQGQTPAAPPKTHLKVGDTAPDFKVPTTTASKSFQLSDYKGKSGVVVAFFPAAFTGGCTKEMTAYGNEIKKFQDMGFEVIGISTDNTPSLAYWAEHMLKVNAPLGSDFATRKTAEAYGVLMKDRGIANRATFVIDKEGKIVHIEEGSAAVDISGAANACARVKGKS
- a CDS encoding M16 family metallopeptidase, which translates into the protein MRKLLSGIGAMALILNAVEPVSIKTGKLANGMKVIVEEDRDIPNIAMYLFYKIGSRNEVPGKTGLAHFFEHMMFNGAKKYGPKQFDIVMEKNGGRNNAYTSEDLTVYTDFIPNTALEVTFDMEADRIRDLAFDPKIVQSEREVVYSERRLSVDNNNIGALSEQLGAAAYTAHPYQWSVIGWPSDIEAWTMDDLKSHFKMGYAPNNCTLVVVGAASFEEVMGLAKKYLEPIPSQDPPPPVRTKEPEQKGERRVKLEKNAQLPMLLLGYHVGDSHSPDFPTLAVIEALLSAGKSARLTSRLIDKEELALQVNAQNPMQLDPGLFSIFAQPRSGVPVAKVEAAIYEELDRLKTEKVSAQELDKARNLILAGFYRQLKTIAGKANLLGQYDIYFGGYEKLFDYDKRIAAVTPEDIERVAAKYFMARNRTVAELVPVKDQ